From the genome of Sulfurihydrogenibium subterraneum DSM 15120, one region includes:
- a CDS encoding protein phosphatase CheZ yields MENLKTVIKSILEEVRLLEEKIEETAKVTTHTTKVITPTATESLREVIKFSEESANNIIGQIDKVEENCKIIDAITNELLNLNPINTIKEKLNIIKEKNQDNMNILIKVYEMFSFQDLMAQQIKEVINILEETKKNLLKFAATSIEMSSSLSEEDKKKAVGKVHELITGDRVNQEDVDKLLEELGL; encoded by the coding sequence ATGGAAAACCTAAAGACTGTTATAAAGAGCATACTGGAAGAAGTAAGATTACTTGAAGAAAAGATAGAAGAAACTGCAAAAGTTACTACCCATACAACGAAAGTCATAACACCTACCGCTACAGAAAGTCTTAGAGAGGTAATAAAATTCTCCGAAGAAAGTGCAAACAACATAATAGGGCAGATAGACAAAGTAGAAGAAAATTGTAAGATAATCGACGCTATAACAAATGAACTTTTAAACTTAAACCCTATTAACACTATAAAAGAAAAGTTAAATATAATAAAAGAAAAAAATCAAGATAACATGAATATCTTAATAAAGGTTTACGAAATGTTTTCTTTTCAAGACCTTATGGCACAGCAGATAAAAGAGGTTATAAACATATTAGAAGAAACAAAGAAAAATCTCTTAAAGTTTGCGGCTACATCTATAGAAATGTCATCATCTTTATCCGAAGAAGATAAAAAGAAAGCAGTTGGAAAAGTTCATGAACTTATTACTGGAGATAGAGTTAATCAGGAAGATGTAGATAAACTTTTAGAAGAATTAGGATTATAA
- a CDS encoding chemotaxis response regulator CheY produces the protein MGFPSDAKILSVDDMATMRKIIKSLLTQLGYTNVDEAENGKEALAKLKQQKYDLVLLDWNMPEMDGITLLQEIRKDPDLKNIPVIMVTAEAKKENVLQAIQTGANNYIVKPFTAETLKEKIDKVWAQLQG, from the coding sequence ATGGGATTTCCTTCAGATGCTAAAATTTTATCAGTAGACGATATGGCTACAATGAGAAAAATAATAAAAAGTCTTTTAACACAACTGGGATACACAAATGTTGATGAAGCTGAAAACGGGAAAGAAGCCTTAGCAAAACTAAAACAACAAAAATACGATTTGGTTTTACTAGACTGGAATATGCCAGAAATGGACGGAATCACACTACTACAAGAAATAAGAAAAGATCCGGATTTGAAAAATATACCGGTTATAATGGTTACAGCTGAAGCCAAAAAAGAAAACGTTTTACAAGCAATACAAACCGGAGCAAATAACTATATAGTTAAGCCTTTTACAGCTGAAACTTTGAAAGAAAAGATAGATAAAGTTTGGGCACAATTGCAAGGTTAG
- the fliG gene encoding flagellar motor switch protein FliG, with protein sequence MDKEKLSGLDKAAVLLSILPEDKNVKIFKHLKQTDLEKIIKKLLTLESPDKETLKKVIEEAYKEISETAPLRLLPENLRKILEKALPPEKVKELFDGLLLAEQGKAIFNELEKLPSKVVANLIKNEHPQVISLILSQLKPSKAAEIIQFLPRRQGISNIQEEVIKRLASLEKVSSNMIKMVADNLEAELYTIGAGKEEMLSGLDIAAEIVNNLPKDFAQEILDEIRKEAPSLADNIEERMFKFEDIIKLDNRAIMEILKQVDKNDLLVALKGAPQEIIDKFLANMSKRAAQMFMEDMEVLGPVKKSDVENARKKIIQVIKNLIQAGVIEYGGGGEEML encoded by the coding sequence ATGGATAAAGAAAAACTTTCAGGATTAGATAAAGCTGCTGTACTTTTATCAATTTTACCAGAAGATAAAAATGTAAAGATTTTTAAACATTTAAAGCAGACAGATTTAGAAAAAATTATAAAAAAACTTCTAACGCTCGAATCACCAGATAAGGAAACTTTAAAAAAGGTCATTGAAGAAGCTTATAAAGAAATATCCGAAACAGCTCCACTAAGGCTTCTTCCAGAAAACCTTAGAAAGATATTAGAAAAAGCTCTTCCTCCAGAAAAGGTTAAAGAACTTTTTGACGGACTACTTCTAGCAGAACAAGGAAAAGCCATATTCAATGAACTTGAAAAACTTCCCTCTAAAGTAGTAGCAAATCTTATAAAAAATGAGCATCCTCAAGTTATATCACTAATATTAAGCCAGTTAAAACCAAGTAAAGCAGCAGAGATAATCCAATTTTTACCAAGAAGACAAGGAATATCAAACATTCAAGAAGAAGTAATAAAAAGACTTGCATCTTTAGAGAAAGTATCATCAAATATGATTAAGATGGTTGCTGATAATCTTGAAGCAGAGTTATACACTATAGGAGCTGGAAAAGAAGAGATGTTAAGCGGTTTAGACATAGCTGCTGAGATAGTTAACAACCTTCCAAAAGACTTTGCACAGGAGATATTAGACGAAATAAGAAAAGAGGCACCTTCGTTGGCAGACAACATAGAAGAAAGAATGTTCAAATTTGAGGACATTATTAAACTTGACAACAGAGCTATTATGGAAATACTCAAACAAGTTGACAAAAATGACCTTCTTGTTGCACTTAAAGGAGCTCCTCAAGAGATTATTGACAAGTTCCTTGCTAATATGTCAAAAAGGGCTGCACAGATGTTTATGGAAGATATGGAAGTACTTGGACCTGTTAAAAAGTCAGATGTTGAAAATGCCCGTAAGAAAATTATACAGGTTATTAAAAACCTTATACAAGCTGGTGTTATTGAGTATGGCGGTGGTGGAGAAGAGATGTTATAA
- a CDS encoding flagellar basal body L-ring protein FlgH, with the protein MKLKLTAFILTAFVIGCASKNEYAKPYNPVPPDIPQEKVSRTAGSLYTGSYNNLFTDSKAFNVGDVITIKVVETIAGQTASGTNTQEQSKMSLGVPSPTIMGKQVPNKTPIAGITENNSDTYKGTASTNRSSKLIATISARVTKVYPNGNLFIVGKKVVKVNDDYQTLVISGIVKPTDILQDNSVDSSRISDMYVEYNGEGYMADSTKPGWLAQFLKKIWPF; encoded by the coding sequence ATGAAATTAAAGTTAACAGCTTTTATTCTAACGGCTTTTGTTATAGGATGTGCATCTAAAAACGAGTATGCCAAGCCTTACAACCCTGTTCCTCCTGATATTCCACAAGAGAAAGTTTCAAGAACTGCAGGGTCTTTATACACGGGAAGTTATAATAATCTGTTTACAGACTCAAAGGCATTTAACGTTGGAGACGTTATTACTATAAAAGTTGTAGAGACAATAGCAGGACAGACAGCTTCCGGAACAAACACACAAGAACAATCTAAAATGTCTTTAGGCGTACCATCTCCAACTATAATGGGTAAACAAGTACCAAATAAAACGCCTATTGCAGGTATTACAGAAAATAACTCTGACACTTATAAAGGGACTGCATCAACAAACAGGTCTTCTAAACTGATAGCTACAATATCTGCAAGAGTTACTAAGGTTTATCCCAATGGAAATCTATTTATAGTCGGTAAAAAAGTTGTAAAAGTAAACGATGATTATCAAACACTTGTAATATCCGGAATAGTAAAACCTACGGATATATTACAAGATAACTCTGTTGATTCATCAAGAATATCTGATATGTATGTTGAGTACAACGGAGAAGGTTATATGGCAGACAGTACAAAACCAGGCTGGCTTGCACAATTTTTAAAGAAAATCTGGCCATTTTAA
- a CDS encoding chemotaxis protein CheW, producing the protein MSLVLSTQKKPVIYGQDTTKILEFLGVYLEDEFIGISLKNVLEISKILEIFPVPLTLHYIKGVINLRGEILPVVSIKEMVGVKETKEPTRLIILETNLGKLAILVDSVYGVLKIPEDNLEPNPMTSIYSNYLSNVALTPQGFISIIDLDKLFPEREE; encoded by the coding sequence ATGAGCTTAGTACTATCGACACAAAAAAAACCAGTAATTTACGGACAAGATACCACTAAAATTTTAGAGTTTTTAGGAGTGTACCTGGAAGACGAATTTATAGGTATATCCCTTAAAAATGTTTTAGAAATATCAAAGATATTAGAAATTTTTCCCGTCCCTCTGACCCTACACTACATAAAAGGAGTAATAAACCTAAGGGGTGAGATACTTCCTGTTGTATCAATAAAAGAGATGGTAGGAGTGAAGGAGACAAAAGAACCAACAAGACTTATTATATTAGAAACAAACTTAGGCAAGTTAGCTATACTTGTAGACTCTGTTTACGGTGTGTTAAAAATTCCAGAAGATAATTTAGAGCCAAATCCTATGACCAGTATATACAGTAATTACCTTTCAAACGTAGCCTTAACACCTCAAGGATTTATAAGTATAATAGATTTAGATAAACTTTTTCCTGAGAGGGAAGAATAG
- a CDS encoding flagella basal body P-ring formation protein FlgA: MVWFFILILAFIKLSFSADNVEKFKNLVDNYVKTNFKEFEIVNMVKIPESYTKQITEDFDSVDCKSKGNSGLYLYLSCLVIEDGKTLAEIPVAYRISQQKDGKLILVIRKNQKVNILYMKGAIKVQLLGIALDNGKEGDYIKVKNISTGKEIVGKVIDGQTVLVEGE; this comes from the coding sequence ATGGTATGGTTTTTTATACTAATTTTAGCTTTTATTAAGCTAAGTTTTTCAGCGGATAACGTAGAAAAATTCAAAAACTTAGTTGATAATTACGTAAAGACAAACTTTAAAGAGTTTGAAATTGTAAATATGGTAAAAATACCTGAAAGTTATACAAAACAGATTACGGAAGACTTTGACAGTGTAGATTGTAAAAGTAAAGGAAACAGTGGACTGTACCTTTACTTGTCTTGCTTGGTGATAGAAGATGGTAAAACTTTAGCAGAAATACCAGTTGCGTATAGAATAAGTCAGCAAAAAGATGGAAAATTAATTCTAGTTATACGAAAAAATCAAAAAGTGAATATTTTATATATGAAAGGTGCAATAAAAGTTCAACTTTTAGGTATTGCGTTAGATAATGGAAAAGAAGGAGATTACATAAAAGTTAAAAATATTTCTACTGGTAAAGAAATAGTAGGAAAGGTTATAGATGGACAAACGGTCTTAGTTGAGGGAGAGTAG
- the flgG gene encoding flagellar basal-body rod protein FlgG, whose amino-acid sequence MLRALWTSASGMEAQQTNLDVISHNIANVNTVGFKRSRANFEDLIYQDVRDPGVLSSTQNRVPAGIQIGLGVKVSDVAKMFSQGSLIKTDNPLDLAIQGDGFFKIEMPDGSEAFTRAGNFQLDNEGYIVNPEGYRLSPNIQISAPETVISISVSPNGKVVVVRNSGGQQTTEEVGDIKLYRFMNQAGLKAIGQNLFKYTEASGEPIEGDPNTDGFGKITQGFLEASNVNIVEEMVNLIVAQRAYEVNSKGIITADEMLRTVSTLKS is encoded by the coding sequence ATGTTAAGAGCACTTTGGACGTCAGCATCAGGAATGGAAGCACAACAAACAAACTTAGATGTTATATCTCACAACATAGCAAACGTTAATACTGTAGGGTTTAAAAGAAGTAGAGCAAACTTTGAAGACCTTATTTACCAAGATGTTAGAGACCCGGGAGTTTTAAGCTCTACTCAAAACAGAGTTCCAGCAGGAATACAGATAGGTTTAGGTGTGAAAGTCTCAGATGTTGCAAAAATGTTTTCTCAAGGAAGTCTTATAAAAACAGATAACCCGTTAGACCTTGCTATTCAAGGAGATGGTTTTTTCAAAATAGAGATGCCAGATGGTAGTGAAGCCTTTACGAGAGCGGGAAATTTCCAACTTGACAACGAAGGTTATATAGTAAATCCAGAAGGTTATAGATTAAGTCCAAATATCCAAATATCAGCCCCAGAAACAGTTATAAGTATATCAGTAAGTCCAAACGGTAAAGTTGTTGTAGTTAGAAACAGTGGTGGACAGCAGACAACAGAGGAAGTTGGAGACATAAAACTCTACAGATTTATGAACCAAGCAGGATTAAAAGCGATAGGACAAAACTTGTTTAAATATACAGAAGCATCAGGAGAACCAATAGAAGGAGACCCTAACACAGACGGTTTTGGAAAGATTACACAAGGATTTTTAGAAGCTTCTAATGTAAACATAGTTGAGGAGATGGTTAACCTTATAGTTGCCCAAAGAGCCTACGAAGTAAACTCAAAAGGAATAATTACAGCAGATGAAATGTTAAGAACTGTTTCAACGCTTAAAAGTTAG
- a CDS encoding chemotaxis protein, translating into MSDNYGLPDILKTGQNELEIIDFRIYEDREEGLYEWILGVNVAKVREVLRTPPLTKIPNMPPQVEGMAEIRGELIPVISLAKWMNIPEPPERKKYLLFMEFLREKVGVIIHKANRIRRISWKDIKKAPEVINQRLNGRITGVVEVEDGFLLILDFEGILNDMNLLYVFNVPTEAEKREAKKKLRILVAEDSAVARKIIKDILESAGHEVILTESGKQAWEKLQEIYNQASAYGKSVKDYIDVVLTDIEMPEMDGLTLTNLIKNTPGFLNLPVIVNTTLSDEANQQKARNVGADDYLVKFDAKHLTQLIEKYGGGQ; encoded by the coding sequence ATGAGTGACAACTATGGACTTCCGGATATACTAAAAACCGGACAGAACGAACTTGAGATAATAGATTTTAGAATATATGAAGATAGAGAAGAAGGATTATACGAATGGATATTAGGAGTTAATGTAGCCAAAGTAAGAGAAGTTTTAAGAACACCACCTTTAACAAAAATTCCAAACATGCCACCTCAAGTAGAAGGTATGGCAGAGATAAGGGGAGAACTTATACCAGTTATCAGCCTTGCAAAGTGGATGAACATACCAGAACCTCCCGAAAGAAAAAAGTATCTTCTGTTTATGGAGTTTTTAAGAGAAAAGGTAGGAGTTATTATACATAAAGCAAACAGGATAAGAAGAATATCTTGGAAAGACATTAAAAAAGCACCTGAAGTTATTAATCAAAGATTAAATGGTAGGATTACAGGGGTTGTAGAAGTAGAAGATGGATTTTTACTTATCCTTGACTTTGAAGGAATACTAAATGATATGAACTTACTTTACGTATTTAACGTACCTACCGAAGCAGAAAAAAGAGAAGCAAAGAAAAAGTTAAGAATACTCGTAGCCGAAGACTCTGCTGTAGCAAGAAAGATAATAAAAGACATTTTAGAATCTGCAGGACACGAAGTTATACTTACAGAAAGCGGAAAGCAAGCGTGGGAAAAACTACAGGAGATTTATAACCAAGCTTCCGCTTACGGTAAAAGCGTAAAAGACTATATAGATGTAGTACTTACAGATATTGAGATGCCAGAAATGGATGGTCTTACACTTACAAATTTAATAAAAAACACTCCCGGATTTTTAAATCTACCTGTAATAGTAAACACAACTCTATCAGACGAAGCAAACCAGCAAAAAGCAAGAAATGTAGGTGCGGATGACTACTTAGTAAAGTTTGATGCAAAACACTTAACCCAACTGATAGAAAAGTATGGAGGTGGGCAATGA
- a CDS encoding J domain-containing protein, with protein MFIVKIMEFISNKRMDLFQSLFFNLYEKYNGDADYFVEDWFRRYTYTTLKTYFREDFFKKDLEEFFNKNKHVIKTYIKAYWSFCNDPDARPHHIKVAMDFFGIKELSEKELKKKFREMVKLYHPDIHPNKKEATLKMMEINHHYQILKAFLEKYGGE; from the coding sequence ATGTTTATAGTGAAAATTATGGAATTTATAAGCAATAAAAGAATGGATCTTTTTCAAAGTTTATTTTTTAACCTTTATGAAAAGTACAACGGAGATGCGGACTATTTTGTAGAAGATTGGTTTAGACGATATACTTATACAACATTAAAAACTTACTTTAGAGAGGACTTTTTTAAAAAAGATTTAGAAGAGTTTTTTAATAAGAATAAACATGTTATAAAAACTTACATAAAAGCTTATTGGAGTTTTTGCAATGACCCAGATGCAAGACCCCACCATATAAAAGTTGCAATGGATTTTTTCGGAATAAAAGAACTTTCGGAAAAAGAACTTAAGAAAAAGTTTAGAGAGATGGTAAAGTTGTATCATCCTGATATTCATCCAAATAAAAAAGAAGCAACATTAAAAATGATGGAAATAAACCATCATTATCAGATTCTCAAAGCATTTTTAGAAAAATACGGAGGAGAGTAA
- a CDS encoding chemotaxis protein CheA, translating into MIPDELKEIFEEFVVEASDHLENLESALLSLEKDAENQDLINSAFRSMHTLKGGAGFLGLTKIVDVAHKAEDILGKVKEGKLKITSEILDVLLKAVDYIKNAIRDYQSGEEPEEPTDIIENLTEILTDKPKHSSSQDQGEITLDRLLDKYGLSHLKGLTIEEILEELVLMPPNKRPKEIVDYIDNLLNVGAETKPIPTDIIQSIEEETAKKMLEAVEEEIIKRDLETPTTEENNIEETKIEETKKEEKKPQKPQKKDEEERVLRIDVQKIENLMNLVGELVLDRNRLLRSVQELTQNMASNKYIEEIESVASSIDKIVGDLQLAVMKTRMQPVKRLFQKFSRVVRDLSKLVGKEVNLIIEGEDTEMDKSILEKLEEPLVHLIRNALDHGLETPEERKRLGKPPIGKLVLRAYYQGDRVYLEVEDDGRGIDPAKVAQKAIEKGIITKEQLEKMTEKEILQLVFLPGFSTKDKVSEISGRGVGMDAVMNTVINFRGTIDIWSEKGKGTKISMAFPLTVGIIRSLLVSVSGRRFAIPIFLVTEIISVENATVKTLSGKEVLILREKALPLINIYDMLKVPPCKTGYIIVCLIGNQRVAFTVEDLFGDEEIVVKPLGKIFGDLHGISGATITGDGKIVLILDLVELLKNLNSNALKV; encoded by the coding sequence ATGATTCCAGATGAACTTAAAGAAATTTTTGAAGAGTTTGTAGTTGAAGCATCAGACCATTTAGAAAATTTAGAATCAGCACTACTAAGCCTTGAAAAAGATGCCGAAAATCAAGATTTGATAAACTCAGCTTTTAGAAGTATGCATACTCTTAAAGGTGGAGCTGGTTTTTTAGGATTAACAAAAATAGTAGATGTTGCACACAAAGCTGAAGACATACTGGGAAAAGTTAAAGAAGGGAAGCTGAAAATCACTTCGGAAATTCTTGACGTTTTGCTTAAGGCAGTTGATTACATTAAAAATGCTATAAGGGATTATCAATCTGGAGAAGAACCTGAAGAACCTACAGATATTATAGAAAATCTCACTGAAATATTAACAGACAAACCAAAACATTCTTCCTCTCAAGACCAAGGAGAAATAACATTAGACAGGTTGTTAGATAAGTACGGTTTATCACACCTAAAAGGTCTTACCATAGAAGAGATACTCGAAGAGTTAGTTTTAATGCCACCAAACAAAAGACCAAAAGAGATAGTAGATTACATAGATAACTTGTTAAATGTTGGTGCTGAGACAAAACCTATACCTACAGACATAATCCAAAGTATAGAAGAAGAAACAGCTAAAAAGATGCTTGAAGCTGTAGAAGAAGAAATAATAAAGAGAGATTTAGAGACACCAACGACAGAAGAAAATAACATAGAAGAGACTAAGATAGAAGAAACAAAAAAAGAAGAGAAAAAACCTCAAAAACCTCAGAAAAAAGATGAAGAAGAGAGGGTTTTAAGGATAGACGTTCAAAAGATAGAAAACCTTATGAACCTTGTAGGAGAGCTGGTTTTAGATAGAAACAGGCTTTTGAGAAGCGTTCAGGAACTGACACAAAACATGGCTTCAAATAAGTACATAGAAGAGATAGAATCAGTTGCATCTTCAATAGATAAAATAGTAGGAGATTTGCAACTTGCAGTTATGAAAACCCGTATGCAACCTGTTAAGAGGCTCTTCCAAAAGTTTAGCAGAGTAGTAAGGGACTTATCAAAGTTAGTAGGAAAAGAAGTAAATCTTATAATTGAAGGCGAAGATACGGAGATGGATAAATCTATTCTTGAAAAGTTAGAAGAACCTTTAGTCCACTTGATAAGGAATGCCTTAGACCACGGATTAGAAACTCCTGAAGAAAGAAAGAGACTTGGAAAACCACCTATCGGCAAATTAGTTCTAAGGGCTTACTATCAAGGAGATAGAGTTTATCTTGAAGTAGAAGATGACGGAAGAGGAATAGACCCAGCAAAAGTAGCCCAGAAGGCGATAGAAAAAGGAATAATAACAAAGGAACAACTTGAAAAAATGACAGAAAAAGAGATATTGCAACTTGTTTTCTTACCGGGCTTTTCAACCAAGGATAAAGTATCAGAAATATCTGGACGTGGCGTAGGAATGGACGCTGTAATGAATACAGTTATAAACTTTAGAGGAACCATTGATATATGGAGTGAAAAAGGTAAAGGAACAAAGATATCTATGGCATTTCCTTTAACAGTTGGCATAATAAGGTCTCTGCTTGTATCTGTTAGTGGAAGAAGATTTGCTATACCTATATTCTTAGTAACTGAAATTATATCTGTAGAAAATGCGACAGTAAAAACACTGTCTGGGAAAGAAGTATTAATATTAAGAGAGAAAGCTTTACCACTTATAAACATATATGATATGCTAAAAGTGCCTCCTTGTAAGACAGGATATATAATAGTATGTCTCATTGGTAATCAGAGAGTAGCATTTACAGTAGAAGACCTTTTTGGAGATGAAGAGATAGTTGTTAAACCACTTGGAAAAATATTTGGAGACTTGCACGGTATATCAGGAGCTACTATAACAGGAGATGGTAAAATCGTTTTAATACTTGATTTAGTAGAACTCCTTAAAAACTTAAACAGTAATGCCTTAAAAGTATAG
- a CDS encoding flagellar hook-basal body protein — MAVNFQPIYILASGGSRAVDQLDTITNNISNANTSGFKKILMREMSQKIPENVGQTGDLLVFPRFRDTHVINSQGTLIKTDNPLDLAIEGEGFFQVETNVGRFYTRNGHLFINNEGFLVDQNGGYVLDTNEQRIKLNTNGRIDITTKGEIYQNGQLVATLRVVNLQNLQPVGNSYYNGQEQPTQKYSIRQGFLEGSNINIVKEMVEMINSHRRFDIYMNLAKSLDQLEGRLNEIGKA; from the coding sequence ATGGCAGTAAATTTTCAACCAATTTACATTTTAGCCTCTGGAGGAAGTAGGGCGGTAGATCAGTTAGATACTATAACAAATAATATATCAAACGCAAACACTTCTGGATTTAAAAAAATACTTATGAGGGAGATGAGTCAAAAAATTCCAGAAAATGTAGGACAAACGGGAGACTTGCTTGTATTTCCAAGATTTAGAGATACACATGTTATCAACAGTCAGGGGACTCTCATAAAAACAGATAACCCTTTAGATTTAGCAATAGAAGGTGAAGGATTCTTTCAAGTAGAGACAAACGTAGGAAGATTTTATACGAGGAATGGACATCTTTTTATAAACAACGAAGGTTTTTTAGTTGACCAAAACGGTGGATACGTACTTGATACAAACGAACAAAGAATAAAATTAAACACAAACGGTAGAATAGATATTACAACAAAAGGAGAGATATACCAAAACGGACAACTTGTAGCAACTTTAAGAGTAGTAAACCTACAAAACCTTCAACCTGTAGGAAATAGTTATTACAACGGACAAGAACAACCAACTCAAAAGTATAGTATTAGACAAGGGTTTTTAGAAGGATCTAACATAAATATAGTAAAAGAAATGGTAGAGATGATAAACAGTCATAGAAGATTTGACATTTACATGAATTTAGCAAAATCTTTAGACCAACTTGAAGGAAGATTAAACGAAATAGGAAAAGCTTAA
- a CDS encoding flagellar motor switch protein FliM: protein MSDFLSQEEIDALLGGGKKETVVETKREKPFDFSKIEKIKKGGFPGLEVIFERWAKIFREEIRSLFPVINMVSKNIITVMKFGDFINKIPLPASYTIFTMKPLNESALLVIDSRVVFNLVSALFGGGARPFKIEGRDFTKLEINIINDFVDTVLSSFEKIWHTVFPVEIEKKSIEFNPFLVRIVSPAEKVIVVEMILDIEGLEVPFSFAFPQMLFLPLKDIIFSETSGLEISPEWEENIQKKISKVELTLTLELSRFTMLVEELINLEVGSDIILDVKKDDIIKLLVAGKPKFLAKLGRYDKKYAAMIVSRIKGEEDGREGK from the coding sequence ATGTCAGATTTTTTATCTCAAGAAGAGATTGATGCATTACTTGGAGGTGGGAAGAAAGAAACTGTTGTTGAAACGAAAAGAGAGAAACCTTTTGATTTTTCTAAAATTGAAAAGATAAAGAAAGGTGGTTTTCCGGGATTGGAAGTAATCTTTGAAAGATGGGCTAAAATATTCCGAGAAGAGATAAGATCTCTATTCCCCGTTATAAACATGGTTTCTAAAAATATTATAACTGTGATGAAGTTTGGAGATTTTATCAACAAAATTCCACTACCTGCATCTTACACGATATTTACAATGAAACCTCTTAATGAGTCTGCACTTTTAGTAATAGACTCAAGAGTAGTTTTTAATTTAGTTAGTGCCTTGTTTGGAGGAGGTGCAAGACCCTTTAAAATAGAAGGTAGAGACTTTACAAAGTTAGAGATTAACATAATTAATGATTTTGTAGATACTGTTTTAAGTAGTTTTGAGAAAATATGGCACACTGTTTTTCCAGTTGAAATAGAAAAAAAATCTATTGAATTTAACCCATTTTTAGTAAGGATAGTATCTCCTGCTGAAAAAGTTATAGTAGTTGAGATGATACTTGACATAGAAGGTTTAGAAGTACCCTTTAGTTTTGCTTTTCCGCAGATGCTTTTTTTACCACTAAAAGATATCATCTTTTCAGAAACTTCTGGTTTAGAGATATCTCCGGAATGGGAAGAAAATATCCAAAAGAAAATATCAAAAGTAGAACTTACGCTAACTTTAGAACTCTCACGTTTTACTATGTTAGTAGAGGAATTAATAAACTTGGAAGTAGGGAGTGATATAATTTTAGATGTAAAAAAGGATGATATCATAAAACTGTTAGTTGCAGGAAAACCTAAGTTTTTAGCAAAGCTTGGAAGGTACGACAAAAAGTACGCAGCGATGATAGTAAGCAGAATTAAAGGTGAGGAAGATGGAAGAGAAGGAAAATAA
- a CDS encoding FliM/FliN family flagellar motor switch protein has translation MEEKENNNQENQEEVSQEDLAAAWEQMLQQEPVVEEKEEKKEESKPSESQEDLADAWAQMLESEKKEEKTTPEQEIIKEQPKEEPIKEQTQNIPEVIQQKLSILLDLPITITVEIGSRVMTIEEILKLSPSSVVDLDRFITEPIDLKVNGVLVAKGELYQVEDQFAIKIKEILTKEERVNLISKQLKRL, from the coding sequence ATGGAAGAGAAGGAAAATAATAACCAAGAAAACCAAGAAGAAGTATCTCAAGAAGACTTGGCAGCTGCTTGGGAGCAGATGCTTCAGCAGGAACCTGTTGTAGAAGAAAAAGAAGAAAAAAAAGAAGAAAGTAAACCTTCTGAATCTCAAGAAGACTTAGCGGATGCTTGGGCACAGATGCTTGAATCTGAAAAAAAAGAAGAGAAAACAACACCTGAACAAGAAATTATAAAAGAACAACCAAAAGAGGAACCTATAAAAGAACAAACACAAAATATTCCAGAAGTTATACAACAAAAACTTAGCATACTCTTAGACCTTCCTATAACTATAACGGTGGAGATAGGTTCAAGGGTAATGACAATAGAGGAGATATTAAAACTTTCACCAAGTAGTGTAGTAGATTTAGATAGATTTATAACAGAGCCTATAGATTTAAAAGTAAACGGCGTTTTAGTAGCAAAAGGAGAGCTTTATCAGGTTGAAGATCAGTTTGCAATAAAGATAAAAGAAATTTTGACGAAAGAAGAAAGAGTAAACCTTATATCAAAACAATTGAAGAGGTTATAA